The sequence CCCTAAAAGTAAATGTAACTGAGCACTAACCCATCTCCTGTACAAGAAGACCATGTTATTggtctaaccctgaccctcatCACTTCAAATCAAATCCTCTCGCTTCAGGGTTTGGGGGGAAGGATTTGGCTGAGGTCCTTATTTTATGTGCTAGAAATAGTTCTTATCACAGGAGCCAGCTTATCGTTTCTTATTTGATTATTTCCTGTCCGCACCGATGTTGACGGggctctccttctgctcctcacAGGGAGACTACAGACAGCTGGTCCATGAACTCGACCAGTACCAGTACAGCGAGCTGCGCCTCGTGGTTTTGGAGATCCGCAACACCTACGTAAGGCCACTCGTCTTAATAACGGAGAGAGGTGTTACTTCTGGGCACAAGGACACCAGTTCTCCTTCAGCCCTCGCAACGCATTCATACAAACCAAACCCACTGCAGcgtattgtttttattatcgGGTCGTGCAAGACACCATACTCTGGGTTCGGCTGGATATTCCTGCATCTATTTGGACAATCCAATGGCATCACAGTCTGTTTGAATCATTGGTGTAGTCAAACAGACTACACTATTGTGCAGTCTGTCGCACAAACGGTTTGTGCAACACTGAAATATGAATCGCAAGACCGGAGGGTCTGTCCCGTCTATTGAATCAAACCCAACTGTGCCCAAAATAAATTCCATTTGTGGCCTCACAGCCGTTTGAGAAGGGCTGGTGTCTGGGAGGAGGGGCGTCTTAAGAGGGGCGGGGGCTGGGTTTGATCAGCGCTGTGTTGTCCTGATTGGTTGGGTCTCCTCTCCGCGGTCTTCCCTGTGTTTAATGAGCGGTCTCTAAAATAGACGATGATTAGAGGAACTGGCCGACCTTCGTTCCGTCATATTGTTATCAGTCCGTCCTTATCCCTATTGTCTAAGCTGACGAGCCCAGCGAGACAGAGGTTGGAGtcttatctgtctctctgtcctgcaGGCGGTGCTGTTTGACATCATTAACAAGAACTACGACAAGATCATGAAGCCCAAGGGGGCGTCCAAGGCCCTCATCTACTGAGGCTCTCATCTACTGAGGCCTTCACTCTGCTGAAGACACAAAAACCAGCTGGTTGTATTCCTCTGGATACATTCAGTGTTCAGTGTCATTTAGTAACAGTGAAACAGCACTCTCATTCTATCACTTACGTTTTCAGTTCAGCCTTCTCTGTGGCTATATCCTTTCTTTTGGATCTTCAAATTACTCAATAAAACTGCCTTAAAGCGTTTGCTTTTTGTGTTTCTCAAAAAGTCACTTCTCAATTTTTGTTCTTACCAATAATGACTTTAAAATGAGCTTGTGAGTATGCAGAATGTTTATGTACCAGTAAATAGACATCAGGGAGTAGGTCACGGAAAATAACTGAACATAGTCGTCACGTCTCTACTCCACAACACGCATGAAAATCTGATACACTTAACTGGAGCAGACATTTTCAAAAAGGTTTTTTACTGTTGAAAAGATATTCCACCAAAACAGATGAGTTTCAAGCACCGGATGAAGGAGAACTCTGCCTCTCCAGTGATAACAAATATATTAGAACTTCTTTGGCTGAACCTTCCAGGAAAACGGGTGTGAAGAAAAGTAGTATCTGCATCTCAAGCCTTCTCAAAGAGGTATTTCTTAAGTGGACTACGTGGGTCCAAGCACCAGCAGATCAAAACAAGAAACGGAACATGGCAGGCAGAGCTTCTACTGGTATCCAGTGCGTGTTGACACGCGTCACACAAGTAAAAACACCGGTGTGTCTGCTCCTGCACCCCTGCTCCGGGTAGGAGGCCTCAGTCTCAGTATGGATGGCCTTTCTCATGTCAGAAGTTATTGGTTTCTCAAAGCACTATTAGTGTACATAATCATAAACTAGAAATCTATCTGCCAGACTTATGTTTATCAGTCCAGTCCAACTCCTGGCGGACCGGGACAGAACCAGCTGGGCTTTAGGCGATACCAACCCTGGTAaagccccctccaccccagataggctatagcgccccctagctgCTGGGCAGGGAACTGCGGAAAGTATGCGAGCAgacacagcagcagaaacagccAGAGAGtcaacaggaacacacagagcaggaagaggatCCTGAGtggagctccggcggggggtCCCGTCGGGGCCTCCGCCCTGAGGACATGGGGGCCAAACGcggccatctcctccaccagcagcaggcAGCACAGGCAGAGCGTGAGGGTGTCCTGGGACACTTCGTAGCCGCGCCACACCTGGCCCGCTCGGAGGCAGGACGCCTTGCTCTGGgcctcctgcagcagcagcaggggctgTCCGGCGAGGTCGCTccccccgcccgccgccgccgccacgggcTGGAAGCAGGTCCCGGCGGCGTCCTCCAGGAGGCACACCAGACGCCCGGTGCCCCACCAGAGCAGCCCGGTGAGGGCGAGACGCGCTAGGTGGCGCAGCGACAGCAGGGCGGAGCGCCGCGCCgagtaggagaggaggacgACGAAGGAGCCGGCCACGCAGAAGGTCCATCCCCACGCCGACACCAGGAACTTCCTGCCGGACAGGTCAGAGGTCGTTCATGTCAATAGCGGCCTGACTGGACACATGAAATGTCAGGGCATTTACACCCTGTTGCCATTGTCCACAACACACCAAATTGTCCACGACAGTGGTTAGTTTATATATTAGCATTAGGTAGACAGGACGAGGTGTACTTGCATGTCCTGGGTCGTCGTTACCCTATTACACGTCTGAATTAATCCTAATTGCATGTTTGGGTCTAGATACACTTAATTGGACACGTTTACAAAGTAGTGGTAAACAATAGCGCGGAACCTTTTCCATAAGGGAAACCTTATTTTGACCACGCTCCTCACCTGTAGAGGAAGTGGTTCCTGTTGGCGAAGATGCTGTAGCTGGACGTCCAGAGGCTCAGCAGCGGGCCGAACAGAACCAGCGCGTTGAGCGGCAGGTGGAAGTGACCCGCCGGGCCGCTGCCCACCACCGCGGCCAGGAGGTTGGTGAAGAGCACCAGGCCGGCGTTCAGTATCCTCCCCAGGAACCTAGCAGGCAGCGCCACTTCCGAGGCCACTTTGTACAATTTACCCAAGTTGACGTCCGGCCAGGAGCCACCATTTGATGAAGAAACGGCCTTCATCTCGAGTGGGACCTTGTTGTTGAGCTTCTACGGTGGGGGAGGATTTCTCCGTGTGGACTAGTGGGTGACTGCCCAGACCCCGTCTGTTCCTGTTGAATCACCCTGGCACCCTGACCCACGGCACATGCTGGGTAAAAATAACCCCCGTCTCTCCACAGCCCCCCTATAAATAGCCCTCTCATTCCTTAGAGGAAGCTTTAGTTCAGAAGTATGTCCATGTATCAAAGCCAGAGGATCAGTGACACATACATGTATTACAGCCAGCCCAAGGATCTGTAACATATACATGTATTACAGCCCAAGGATCTGTAACGCATACATGTATTGCATGATCTGTAACAGAATACCTGTATTACAGTCAATGGTTCAGTAGTGCATATAGAAAGTAACATGCGGGATGTAATGTAAGACaagataaatattatatatgctACACATAAATATAGCCAGAGTTTTTTTATTCAAAGTCTTGAGCTTTATGAAAGGATAACAATTAAGAATAATTCAGATAATAATTTGCACCTGTTGGTGCAGTAAAGCATTCCTCTCCCTCACCGACGAGCATTAACATGACGTGAACCTGCCAGTTAACAACTACTGAAGTTAATCAGAATGAGTCTGGGAACTTTTGAGGTCTTGCTTTGAATCTAAGGGTAAGAAATGTGtttccttcaccacctccatgTCCGTCGAGGGGACTTCATGTGCGGCAATCGAATATAAACAATGTGTCGAGaattaaataattgtttttttccttggGTTGCTGTCAGTTGTTTTAATTACCCAATCACTGGTCATGCCACTGTTATTCtattctgctgtgtgtgtgtgcgtgtgcgtgtgcgtgtgtgtataaatatataaatacacacgaGGGTCGGGCCATTAAGGTGTTGTCAGTAACTAAATCAGAAGGTGTCAGACCAGCCGTTGCCTGGAGACAGCGTGAGCTGGACTGGTGAGTTACTGGGAGCGGCCCAGTCCGTTTGAGCAGCACTAGGAGAGACAGTGGACCTATGAGGGAGCTGACGTCATGGCCCACCTGGACGTGTGTGATGTCATCGCTGAGGTCGGACTCGAGGTCGGAACGCTGCAGTCTCCTTGTACCACGTTACCGCGGtgaccaacatttattattaagATCGTTAATACTGCTCCCAAAAATCGGCACCAAACAATACCATCTAACTACGTCTAACTTCCACACTAAAATATCTTACATTATTTCAACAGAATCATCGTCGTCGTTGCTCCGCGAGATTTTCAACTTTCGAAAAATGACTTCACATTAAATGTCCACCTAACGATAACAAGGAGAGTCGGTTATTAATGTTTTAAAACCATAAACCAGCAAAAAGGACTGATTAAGAAAAGCTTATTCCACTATTCATCAAGGCTCTAGCATCGAGAACACACTGAGGTTCAGGACTTTACACCAAATTAGAACGCTTTGGCCTGTTTCACCATCACAGGGAGCGGCAGACCTTCAAAAAAGTTGCCCCGCCCCTTGGGTCAaacgaggaggtgggggggtcccTAAGAGGCATAACGCATAACACCCCCTTCTTAACCCCACACCTCACATCATGCTTTGAGATCCTCCAGAAGAACTCACGAACCAGCATGGGAACGAAAACATAAAaagtctctgtgtgcgtgtgagctcagtgtccctccctctgttcaGCCCACTTCCCTTCTGGGGccggctccgcctcctctgatgaggctcctcctggctcctcctcctcctggccccttcggctcctcctcctggccccttcggctcctcctcttcctcctggctcctcctcctactcctggctcctcctcccccgacccctgacccctgaccctgggTCTGGTCACTCCTGGTCGCGGTGCTCCTCTATGGGGTGGGTCTGCCTGTGCTCCCACATGCGGACGGCTCCGTCCCACTGGAACACCACATGAAGAGGAGTGAGACGTGGGAGTGAGACACAGGGAACATGGAGCAGAGTGAGACGTGGGAGTGAGACACAGGGAACATGGAGCAGAGTGAGACACAGGGAACATGGAGCAGAGTGAGACGTGGGAGTGAGACACAGGGAACATGGAGCAGAGTGAGACGTGGGAGTGAGACACAGGGAACATGGAGCAGAGTGAGACGTGGGAGTGAGACACAGGGAACATGGAGCAGAGTGAGACGTGGGAGTGAGACACAGGGAACATGGAGCAGAGTGAGACGTGGGAGTGAGACACAGGGAACATGGAGCAGAGTGAGACGTGGGAGTGAGACACAGGGAACATGGAGCGGAGTGAGACACAGGGAACATGAAGCAGAGTAAGACCCGGGGGGACAAGGAAAGGAGTGAGACACGGCGATCTCTTCCTCGTTAATTAAGAGTCTATTCTTGTCCTCTGGGAGGCAATGGTTAGCCTGGCTCCACCCGCCTatgtacttccgctcaattttcatttcccttcagtactacgtctctGTCTGATATCGGGTATTCGCAGGTTTTCTGAACTGTATACATCCCACTGTAATTGTTTTAGCTGATTTCATTCTCCTTTAGTATTTCATCCTATTTTATTCTTGctctttttgtattttctatgCTTTATAGATATATTTTATCGTAATTGTTACACGTTATCCTTGTAATTGTGTTGCTTGTGTATGCTCGTCGCCACTCTAAATGAGGGGAACCTCAGTGTCTCTAGTGAAAGTAAAGGTTATTGTACTGTGTCGGTCAGCCGGGGGTCTACTCACAGAGCTGCTCACGATGCTGTCCTGGTACGGGTGCCAGCTCACATCCCTCACACACGCGTCGTGGCCACAGAGCCGGGTCACCACAGCCCCGGTCAGCACGtcgtacactacacacacacacacacacacacacacacacacacacagttaatatATTGTCCACATGAAGACCAaaaggtagaggaggtggatggaggaggaggtggggctggAGATTGGAGGCAAaggtagaggtggagggtggaggtagaggtggagggtggaggtagaggtggaggaagaggaggtgggtagaggtg is a genomic window of Gadus chalcogrammus isolate NIFS_2021 chromosome 23, NIFS_Gcha_1.0, whole genome shotgun sequence containing:
- the LOC130376879 gene encoding fat storage-inducing transmembrane protein 1-like, which gives rise to MKAVSSSNGGSWPDVNLGKLYKVASEVALPARFLGRILNAGLVLFTNLLAAVVGSGPAGHFHLPLNALVLFGPLLSLWTSSYSIFANRNHFLYRKFLVSAWGWTFCVAGSFVVLLSYSARRSALLSLRHLARLALTGLLWWGTGRLVCLLEDAAGTCFQPVAAAAGGGSDLAGQPLLLLQEAQSKASCLRAGQVWRGYEVSQDTLTLCLCCLLLVEEMAAFGPHVLRAEAPTGPPAGAPLRILFLLCVFLLTLWLFLLLCLLAYFPQFPAQQLGGAIAYLGWRGLYQGWYRLKPSWFCPGPPGVGLD